CGTCGTCCATCATCACCAGCGGCAGGAACGCCCCCGGCCCCGTCACCGCCTTCCCGTCCACGGCGAAACGGTCCACCAGCCCCGTGGCGCAGTTCACGTCCACCGCCAGGGTGCCGTTGTCGAAGCGGATCACGCCGTTCTCCGGCGCGGTTCCCGGCTCCGGCTTCGCGGGCAGCACCTGCTCCAGGGTGCATTCAAAGCGGTTCATGCTGTTCGGGGCCAGTTCCGCCTCGAAAACCACCCGCTTGCGCCAGTCCAGGTTGATGTTGCCGTGCTGCTGCTCGCACTGGCAGGGCAGGGCCGCGCCGTTCTTCCGCACCACCGGCAGGGTGTACTGCTCCTCCCAGATCGCGTCGGGCAGGTTGAACTCGCACTCGAAAACCCCGCGCACCGGAAAGGGGTGCGGGTTCCACACGAAGACGGGAATCTCGCCCTCCGCCGCGCGCGGCTGGCCCGAGGCCAGGGCGAAGAAGAGGCGCGCCCGCGCGCGGGAGAGCAGCTCCAGGCCGTGGTCGAAGAGCCGCAGGGCGGCCTCCTCCACCGGCTGAATCGAGGACCCGGGAAGAATGTCGTGGAACTGGCCGAAGAGCAGGTCGTGCTCCGCCTCCCGGACTGCGTCGTCGGGATAGGCCGCGATGCCGTTCAGCGCCGCCGTGGACGCCATTTTCTCCAGCGCGAACAGCTCGTTCTCCAGCAGGCGGTGCTTCTGTTTCAGCCGCACCTGCGAGGTGTAGCAGCCCACGCCCCAGGCGTTCAGGTCCTCCGCGTGCCGTTCCCGCGCCCCGCCGTTCGCGGCCCTGTCGGCGAAATAGCCCTCCGGCGTGGAGTGGACAATCTCCACATCCGTTGTCTCCGCGATGAGCGCGGTCACGTCCTGCACGTCCTTCAGCGACGGCCCGCCGCCGTGATTGCCCACGCCCCAGAGCACCAGCCCGATCTCCCGGTCCTTCTGGTCCGTGAGGAACTGCTCCATCTTCTGCCGGGCCTTGCCCAACTGCGAGTTGTACCACGCGATGAAACGGTGCGCCGCCACCTCCGACCCGTCATAGCCCACCCAGATGAAGTCCGCGTCCGGCAGGGGCCGGTCATTCTGGTCGGGACGCCCGAAAAGGTACGAATCGTACCCCGATTTCGCGAGTATTTGGACGATGCCCCGCGAGTGGCCGAACGGGTCGAAGTTGATCGCCGTGGTCGGCGTCACGCCGAATTTTTCCCCGAAATAGCGGCGGCCCGCCAGCGCCTGCCGCACCAGCGACTCCCCCGACGGCATGTTGCAGTCCGGCTGCAGGAACCAGCCC
This Candidatus Hydrogenedentota bacterium DNA region includes the following protein-coding sequences:
- a CDS encoding alpha-mannosidase — encoded protein: MKRLHLLCNAHLDPVWMWEWEEGAAEVLSTFRTAADLCEKFGAFVFNHNEVILYEWVETYEPELFARIQRLVKAGRWHIMGGWFLQPDCNMPSGESLVRQALAGRRYFGEKFGVTPTTAINFDPFGHSRGIVQILAKSGYDSYLFGRPDQNDRPLPDADFIWVGYDGSEVAAHRFIAWYNSQLGKARQKMEQFLTDQKDREIGLVLWGVGNHGGGPSLKDVQDVTALIAETTDVEIVHSTPEGYFADRAANGGARERHAEDLNAWGVGCYTSQVRLKQKHRLLENELFALEKMASTAALNGIAAYPDDAVREAEHDLLFGQFHDILPGSSIQPVEEAALRLFDHGLELLSRARARLFFALASGQPRAAEGEIPVFVWNPHPFPVRGVFECEFNLPDAIWEEQYTLPVVRKNGAALPCQCEQQHGNINLDWRKRVVFEAELAPNSMNRFECTLEQVLPAKPEPGTAPENGVIRFDNGTLAVDVNCATGLVDRFAVDGKAVTGPGAFLPLVMMDDADPWGMRYNGWREKAGHFTPLTPEKAAEVAGVPGTLDPVRVIEDGGARMVIEALMGYNDSFLVLTYRLPKRGTEVEVFARVHWNERDRLLKLAVPSALQSPKYMGQVVFGRDELPGALRECVAQQWTAVVSDADGMALTCVNDGTYGSDFMDGALRLTLMRSPAYSGHPIGDRPVTPQDRYTPRQEQGERHFHFWLNAGPLQERLDAVDREALAHNQKPFVLSFFPTGAGAAPALPMIELGDEVVQLTAFKQAADGDGYILRLFEPTGTARQTVVKLPPLGMAFPVSLTPFEVKTFRLDVSAKTLTETDMMENAPL